The following is a genomic window from Vibrio cyclitrophicus.
GGCCCAACATTCAATGAGTTACGTGGTCTTATTTATGAACAGCAAGAGTTGGAAGATACGACTCTTATCACCTTAGACAGCTCTAAATCTCTGATAGCGGGCTATCTAGGTGAGATGATGGGCCAATTTATCCAGCAAGATAAATACATCACCATTACCACTAACCACACACCTCGAATCATAGAAAGAGTGCAATCGGGCAAAGCGACCTTAGGGTTATGCGCAGGCTTATTACCACCGCATCATGGGTTGATGACCTTCCATCTGTTTGATGAGCCGTTTTACATAGTGAGTAAGTCACCGCTAACGGAGCTTCCTCCATTGGTGATTACCAACGATATGACCAACCCCGCGAACTCTTATCAACTTTCTGTCTTAGAGAAGTTTGGTATCAAGCCCTTGATGGAGATGGATGCCTACACCGCAGCGGCTCAACTTGCATTGGGCGGGACTGGGCCAGCGTTAATCCCGCTCTCTATCGTAAAAACACTCAATATTGAGCCTCAATACCTGTATAGCTTCACCGAATTAGCAGGCTTAATTCGACCGATTCATATCTGTGTAAGACCAAATAGCTATCAGTCTCCACGAGTTAGAACACTGATAGAATCCATTGTTGATGCTGTTCCCAAAGCAGTTTAGACGCCATTAGCATCGACATAACGATCACAAGGGGTCGAATCCATTTCTGCCCTTTTGTCACCACCACTTTAGCGCCAAGCTGAGCGCCCATAAAACCGCCAACCGCCATCACTAATCCTAACTCCCAAATAGGCAAGCCAGCCAAAATAAAGAAGATCAATGCGGCAATATTAGAGGTGAAATTAAGTACCTTGGTGCGCGCCGTAGCATCGACTAACGAGAAGTGACCAATCGCAACAAAGCAGACTGTGAAGATAGAACCTGTTCCTGGGCCAAAGAAACCATCATAGAAACCAACTCCACCACCTACACACAGAGCAAACATCGCCTCAGAGATCTTCTGTTTTCCTTCAGACGCTCTAGTTTGCGGTGCCAACAGGAAATAGAGAGAGATAGCGATAAGCAGCAGCGGTATCACACTGGTCAGTAGGCTCGCATCAATGTGCTGAACTAACTCGGCGCCAATAGCAGAGCCGATAAAGGTACAAAAGATAGCAAGGCGCATCTCTTTGATACTGACAATACCGTTGCGCACGAAATACCAACTGGCGGAAAAGCTACCAAATGAGCTTTGGAGTTTATTGGTTGCCAATGCTTGAGTTGGTGGCACTCCGGCCGCTAGCAATGCAGGTAGAGTCAGTAAGCCACCACCACCAGCCATTGCATCGATGAAGCCTGCCGCCGTTGCAACAACAAACAAGATAGCCAATATTTCAAGAGTGATTTCCATATACCCAACGCCTTAAAGTCCTGTGTAACGACAAGTTACCACTCACTGTAGGTGAGCAATAACGAAACACAAGATTTTAACCTATTCCAAATATTCATCATTTAACCACTACAGAATAACAGACATAAAAAAGCCCACTCCGAAGAGTAGGCTTTGAGTATTTATATCTGTTTAACAGCGTTACGCTTTAGGCTATTACGCTAGAGAAGCTTTAACCTGAGCGTGTAGCTCTTGAACTGAAGTTACTGACGTCTTCGCGTCTGCAGTGTGCGCCATACAAGTCGCAAATGCAGCGTTTAGCGTAGTCGTGTAGTTAACCTTCTCAGCCAATGCGCCGCGACGAAGAACTTTAGAATCTTCAATCGCTTGACGGCCAGCAGCAGTGTTCACGATGTACGTGTACTCGTTATTCTTGATACGGTCAAGAATGTGAGGACGACCTTCGTGTACCTTGTTTACTAGACGTGGGTTAATACCCGCTTCTCCAAGAATAACTGCAGTACCGTGAGTTGCGTCTAACTGGTAACCAAGCTTAGATAGCTTAGAAGCTAGGTCAACAACACGCTCTTTGTCGCCTTCACGAACAGAAAGAAGTGCACGGCCGCCTTCTGGGTAGATATTGCCACAACCCAACTCAGCTTTAGAGTATGCTTCTGCGAATGTCGCACCAACACCCATAACTTCACCAGTAGAGCGCATTTCTGGGCCTAACAGTGGGTCAACACCAGGAAATTTGTTGAATGGAAGTACAACTTCTTTCACTGAGTAGTAAGGTGGGATGATTTCTTTCGTAAAGCCTTGAGACTCTAGTGATTGACCAGCCATTACACGCGCTGCAATCTTAGCAATCGGTGCGCCTGTAGCTTTAGACACGAATGGAACAGTACGTGCTGCACGAGGGTTAACCTCGATTAGGTATACTTCGTTATCTTTAACAGCAAACTGCGTATTCATCAGACCACGAACACCCAACTCAAACGCTAGCTTTTCAACTTGCTCGCGCATTACGTCTTGGATTTCTTGGCTTAGCGTGTATGCAGGAAGAGAACATGCTGAGTCACCAGAGTGAACACCCGCTTGTTCGATATGCTCCATGATACCGCCGATAACAACACGCTCACCATCACAAATCGCATCTACGTCTACCTCAATAGCGTCATCTAAGAAGCTATCAAGTAATACTGGAGATTCGTTTGATACGCTGACTGCTTCGTTGAAGTAGCGACGCAGGTCTTGCTCGTCGTATACGATTTCCATCGCACGACCACCAAGTACGTAAGAAGGACGTACAACAAGTGGGAAGCCGATTTCGCGAGATTTCTCAACCGCTTGCTCCATTGTTGTTACGGTTGCATTTTGTGGTTGAAGCAGGCCTAGGCGGTCTACAGCAACTTGGAAACGCTCACGGTCTTCTGCACGGTCGATTGCGTCTGGACTAGTACCAATAATTGGTACGCCAGCAGCTTCAAGAGCACGAGCCAGTTTAAGTGGCGTTTGACCACCGTACTGAACGATAACGCCTTTTGGCTTCTCAACACGAGCGATCGCCAGTACATCTTCCAGAGTTACTGGTTCGAAGTACAGGCGGTCAGACGTATCGTAGTCTGTAGAAACTGTCTCAGGGTTACAGTTAACCATGATAGTTTCGTAGCCATCTTCGCGTAGTGCTAGTGAGGCGTGTACACAACAGTAATCAAACTCGATACCTTGACCGATACGGTTTGGACCGCCACCCAAGATCATGATCTTGTCTTTGTCTGTTGGATTCGCTTCACACTCTTCATCGTAAGTTGAGTACATGTACGCCGTATCTGAAGAGAACTCAGCAGCACACGTATCTACACGCTTGTAAACAGGGTGTATATCGTATTGGTCACGCATGCGACGGATTTCGCTTTCCGCTACACCTAGAATCTTAGATAAGCGTGCATCAGCAAAACCTTTACGCTTAAGCTTGTTTAACTCGTCTTTGTTTAGACCAGCAAAGCCTTTCGCTTTAAGTTCTTGCTCTAGCTTAACGATGTCTTCGATTTGAACTAGGAACCAACGGTCGATTTGCGTTAGGTTGAATACACCATCTACCGACATACCAGCACGGAATGCGTCAGCGATGTACCAAATACGTTCTGCGCCAGCTTCTTTTAGTTCATGACGGATAGTCGTTAGCGCATCAGGTGCGTCTAGGTCTACCATTTCGTCAAAACCAGTCGCGCCAACTTCTAGGCCGCGAAGTGCTTTCTGTAGAGATTCTTGTTGGTTACGGCCGATAGCCATAACTTCACCAACCGACTTCATTTGCGTTGTTAGACGGTCGTTAGCACCTGCAAATTTCTCGAAGTTAAAACGAGGAATCTTAGTAACTACGTAGTCGATTGTTGGTTCGAATGACGCTGGCGTTGCGCCACCAGTGATGTCATTCATTAGCTCATCTAGCGTAAAGCCAACAGCCAGTTTCGCTGCAATCTTAGCGATTGGGAAACCTGTCGCTTTAGAAGCTAGTGCAGAAGAGCGAGATACACGTGGGTTCATCTCGATGATAACCATACGGCCATCTTTCGGGTTGATACCAAACTGTACGTTTGAACCACCTGTTTCAACACCAATCTCACGCAGTACCGCTAGAGAAGCGTTACGCATTAGTTGGTATTCTTTGTCTGTCAGCGTTTGAGCTGGCGCCACTGTGATTGAGTCACCGGTGTGAATACCCATTGGGTCAAAGTTTTCAATCGCACATACGATGATACAGTTGTCGTTTTTGTCACGAACCACTTCCATCTCGTACTCTTTCCAACCGATAAGTGATTCATCGATAAGAAGTTCGTTAGTTGGAGATAAGTCCAAACCACGACGACAGATTTCTTCAAATTCTTCTTTGTTGTAAGCGATACCGCCACCAGTACCACCCATCGTGAACGATGGACGAATGATACAAGGGAAGCCAACCATGTCTAAAACTTTGTAAGCTTCTTCCATGGTTTTCGCTGTATCAGCAGTTGGACATTCAAGACCAATTGCTTTCATTGCTTTATCGAAGCGTGAACGGTCTTCTGCTTTATCGATAGCGTCAGCCGTTGCACCAATCATTTCAACACCGAACTCTTCAAGAACGCCGTGCTTTTCTAGGTCTAGAGCACAGTTCAATGCAGTTTGGCCACCCATAGTAGGTAGGACTGCATCGAGCTTCTCTTTAGCGATGATGTTACGCACAACTTCCCATTGGATAGGCTCGATGTAAGTTGCA
Proteins encoded in this region:
- a CDS encoding LysR family transcriptional regulator; translation: MLLEGIETLLVLSKAKTMSRTGSLLYISQSAVSKRIANLEKKLSKKLIEPSGRQIKLTPDAIALIESIGPTFNELRGLIYEQQELEDTTLITLDSSKSLIAGYLGEMMGQFIQQDKYITITTNHTPRIIERVQSGKATLGLCAGLLPPHHGLMTFHLFDEPFYIVSKSPLTELPPLVITNDMTNPANSYQLSVLEKFGIKPLMEMDAYTAAAQLALGGTGPALIPLSIVKTLNIEPQYLYSFTELAGLIRPIHICVRPNSYQSPRVRTLIESIVDAVPKAV
- a CDS encoding TSUP family transporter translates to MEITLEILAILFVVATAAGFIDAMAGGGGLLTLPALLAAGVPPTQALATNKLQSSFGSFSASWYFVRNGIVSIKEMRLAIFCTFIGSAIGAELVQHIDASLLTSVIPLLLIAISLYFLLAPQTRASEGKQKISEAMFALCVGGGVGFYDGFFGPGTGSIFTVCFVAIGHFSLVDATARTKVLNFTSNIAALIFFILAGLPIWELGLVMAVGGFMGAQLGAKVVVTKGQKWIRPLVIVMSMLMASKLLWEQHQQWILSVF
- the carB gene encoding carbamoyl-phosphate synthase large subunit, producing the protein MPKRTDIKSILILGAGPIVIGQACEFDYSGAQACKALREEGYRVILVNSNPATIMTDPDMADATYIEPIQWEVVRNIIAKEKLDAVLPTMGGQTALNCALDLEKHGVLEEFGVEMIGATADAIDKAEDRSRFDKAMKAIGLECPTADTAKTMEEAYKVLDMVGFPCIIRPSFTMGGTGGGIAYNKEEFEEICRRGLDLSPTNELLIDESLIGWKEYEMEVVRDKNDNCIIVCAIENFDPMGIHTGDSITVAPAQTLTDKEYQLMRNASLAVLREIGVETGGSNVQFGINPKDGRMVIIEMNPRVSRSSALASKATGFPIAKIAAKLAVGFTLDELMNDITGGATPASFEPTIDYVVTKIPRFNFEKFAGANDRLTTQMKSVGEVMAIGRNQQESLQKALRGLEVGATGFDEMVDLDAPDALTTIRHELKEAGAERIWYIADAFRAGMSVDGVFNLTQIDRWFLVQIEDIVKLEQELKAKGFAGLNKDELNKLKRKGFADARLSKILGVAESEIRRMRDQYDIHPVYKRVDTCAAEFSSDTAYMYSTYDEECEANPTDKDKIMILGGGPNRIGQGIEFDYCCVHASLALREDGYETIMVNCNPETVSTDYDTSDRLYFEPVTLEDVLAIARVEKPKGVIVQYGGQTPLKLARALEAAGVPIIGTSPDAIDRAEDRERFQVAVDRLGLLQPQNATVTTMEQAVEKSREIGFPLVVRPSYVLGGRAMEIVYDEQDLRRYFNEAVSVSNESPVLLDSFLDDAIEVDVDAICDGERVVIGGIMEHIEQAGVHSGDSACSLPAYTLSQEIQDVMREQVEKLAFELGVRGLMNTQFAVKDNEVYLIEVNPRAARTVPFVSKATGAPIAKIAARVMAGQSLESQGFTKEIIPPYYSVKEVVLPFNKFPGVDPLLGPEMRSTGEVMGVGATFAEAYSKAELGCGNIYPEGGRALLSVREGDKERVVDLASKLSKLGYQLDATHGTAVILGEAGINPRLVNKVHEGRPHILDRIKNNEYTYIVNTAAGRQAIEDSKVLRRGALAEKVNYTTTLNAAFATCMAHTADAKTSVTSVQELHAQVKASLA